The proteins below are encoded in one region of Bacillota bacterium:
- a CDS encoding response regulator transcription factor, whose product MLVDDHVLFRKGLAGLLASRPSLQVVGEVGNGEEAIAAVDRLRPDLVLMDVNMPIMNGIEATRQIHRAHPELPVVMLTVSDRDENLFEAIKAGAQGYLLKDLEPEELFRYIEGVFRGEAPISGSLARLILQEFARMPSVGRRDGLGTPRGGEAPAEAEESEGLTEREREVLQLVASGATNREIAQRLIISENTVKIHIKHILDKLHVQNRVQAAAYAIEEGLVEPKEPPRA is encoded by the coding sequence TTGCTGGTTGACGATCACGTCCTCTTCCGGAAGGGGCTGGCCGGGCTCCTGGCCTCGCGGCCCAGCCTCCAGGTGGTGGGCGAGGTGGGGAACGGCGAGGAGGCCATCGCTGCGGTCGACCGCCTCCGCCCGGACCTGGTGCTGATGGACGTCAACATGCCGATCATGAACGGCATCGAGGCGACCCGGCAGATCCACCGGGCCCACCCCGAGCTGCCCGTGGTCATGCTGACCGTCTCCGACCGGGACGAGAACCTGTTCGAGGCGATCAAGGCGGGGGCGCAGGGGTATCTCCTCAAGGACCTGGAGCCGGAGGAGCTCTTCCGCTACATCGAGGGCGTCTTCCGCGGCGAGGCGCCCATCTCCGGCAGCCTGGCGCGGCTGATCCTGCAGGAGTTCGCCCGGATGCCCTCCGTCGGACGACGTGACGGGCTGGGCACCCCGCGCGGCGGCGAGGCTCCCGCCGAGGCGGAGGAGAGCGAGGGGCTGACCGAGCGCGAGCGGGAGGTCCTCCAGCTCGTCGCCTCCGGCGCTACCAACCGCGAGATCGCCCAGCGGCTGATCATCTCGGAGAACACCGTCAAGATCCACATCAAGCACATCCTCGACAAGCTGCACGTCCAGAACCGCGTCCAGGCCGCGGCTTACGCCATCGAGGAAGGCCTGGTGGAACCCAAGGAGCCGCCCCGCGCCTAG
- a CDS encoding PAS domain S-box protein, with product MRNGRRSLERSVEAWNERAIQWIAFLAPVVFVGFLLELFTDLRQTTGAWAARALVLLLLLAGSALFTSYVFGTLRRQSERLRADEERLRTFVDGSSDAILIVDAGHRVVEMNPAAQTLTGWEPGEGGERLLCSAVLGCRAPEGGTPCNIDCPIQSTLELGRRVPYREVVIRSREGRDVPVSLSASEVHQGAERYAALVLRDMSERKHLENQVRSLLAQAERQRDRFEALYRLAGELAVVAGLDGKLAGVTEQLRQLSHADLAAFLTEEAGPGGPSRLLWRAVAGFRQAPPVPFEAADLPARARLARVPLAAADLSSLAERPEEAFPLLWREGARAVLAMPMLSRERVIGILLVARRSPRPFDEEEQAFVGGFASQAAIAWENSRLYQQVQNMAVVEERERIAREMHDGLAQTLGYLNLQFKLLEDEAIRAGAVDLSRRLAELRRVVKETYGDVRHSIFDLKTSAAREKRFSAILAEYLEDYRSMNGIETSAEGELALLDGLPDGAQVQAWRIVQEALANVRKHAHASRVHLAVEQGRGHLWLRISDDGVGFDVARQNAKGHYGMSIMQERAESLGGFVDILSAPGQGTQVVLAIPVPRPIEEDTRGAPHLAG from the coding sequence ATGAGAAACGGGCGGAGGTCGCTGGAGCGATCCGTCGAGGCGTGGAACGAGCGGGCGATCCAATGGATCGCCTTCCTGGCGCCCGTCGTCTTCGTCGGCTTTCTGCTGGAACTCTTCACCGACCTGCGCCAGACGACCGGTGCCTGGGCGGCGCGGGCGCTCGTCCTGCTCCTCCTCCTGGCCGGCTCGGCGCTCTTCACGAGCTACGTCTTCGGGACGCTCCGGCGCCAGTCCGAGAGGCTGCGCGCCGACGAGGAGCGGTTGCGCACCTTCGTCGACGGCTCCAGCGACGCCATCCTCATCGTCGACGCCGGCCACCGGGTGGTGGAGATGAACCCGGCGGCGCAGACGCTGACCGGCTGGGAGCCCGGAGAGGGCGGCGAGCGCCTTCTCTGCAGCGCCGTCCTCGGCTGTCGCGCGCCGGAGGGGGGCACCCCCTGCAACATCGATTGCCCCATCCAGAGCACCCTGGAGCTGGGACGGCGCGTCCCCTACCGCGAGGTCGTCATCCGGTCCCGCGAGGGGCGCGACGTGCCTGTCAGTCTCTCCGCCTCGGAGGTCCACCAGGGGGCCGAGCGCTACGCGGCCCTCGTCCTGCGCGACATGAGCGAGAGAAAGCACCTGGAGAACCAGGTGCGGTCGCTCCTCGCCCAGGCCGAGCGCCAGCGCGACCGCTTCGAGGCGCTCTACCGCCTGGCCGGCGAGCTGGCGGTGGTGGCCGGCCTGGACGGAAAGCTGGCCGGCGTCACCGAACAGCTGCGCCAGCTCTCCCACGCCGATCTGGCCGCCTTTCTCACCGAGGAGGCGGGGCCCGGCGGACCCTCCCGCCTCCTCTGGCGGGCGGTGGCCGGCTTCCGCCAGGCGCCGCCCGTCCCCTTCGAGGCGGCCGACCTGCCCGCGCGCGCCCGCCTGGCGCGGGTGCCGCTGGCGGCGGCCGACCTGTCCTCGCTGGCCGAGCGTCCGGAGGAGGCCTTCCCGCTCCTCTGGCGCGAGGGCGCGCGCGCCGTCTTGGCCATGCCCATGCTCTCCCGGGAGCGCGTGATCGGCATCCTGCTGGTGGCGCGGCGTTCGCCCCGTCCCTTCGACGAGGAGGAGCAGGCCTTCGTGGGCGGCTTCGCCAGCCAGGCGGCCATCGCCTGGGAGAACAGCCGGCTCTATCAGCAGGTGCAGAACATGGCCGTCGTCGAAGAGCGGGAGCGGATCGCACGCGAGATGCACGACGGGCTGGCCCAGACGCTGGGCTACCTCAACCTCCAGTTCAAGCTGCTGGAGGACGAGGCCATCCGGGCCGGCGCCGTCGACCTCTCGCGCCGGCTGGCGGAGCTGCGGCGTGTGGTGAAGGAGACCTACGGCGACGTGCGCCACTCCATCTTTGACCTGAAGACCAGCGCCGCGCGCGAGAAGCGCTTCTCCGCCATCCTCGCCGAATATCTGGAAGACTACCGCTCGATGAACGGGATCGAGACCTCGGCGGAGGGGGAGCTGGCGCTGCTGGACGGGCTGCCCGACGGCGCGCAGGTGCAGGCCTGGCGTATCGTACAGGAGGCGCTGGCCAACGTGCGCAAGCACGCCCACGCCTCCCGCGTCCACTTGGCCGTGGAGCAAGGGCGGGGCCACCTCTGGCTCCGTATCAGCGACGACGGCGTCGGCTTCGACGTGGCCCGGCAGAACGCCAAGGGTCACTACGGCATGAGCATCATGCAGGAGAGGGCCGAGTCGCTGGGCGGCTTCGTCGACATCCTCTCGGCGCCGGGCCAGGGCACCCAGGTCGTCCTGGCCATCCCGGTCCCGCGCCCCATCGAGGAGGATACCCGTGGCGCACCGCATCTTGCTGGTTGA
- the groES gene encoding co-chaperone GroES, whose protein sequence is MSVREASKVRLRPLGDRIVVRVIEQEERTPSGIVLPDTAKEKPQEGEVLAVGKGAYLENGQIRPLDVQVGQHVLFSKYSGTEVKIDGEEYLVLSERDVLAVVER, encoded by the coding sequence ATGAGCGTCAGGGAGGCTTCCAAGGTCCGGCTCCGGCCGCTGGGGGATCGCATCGTCGTCCGCGTCATCGAGCAGGAGGAGCGGACGCCCAGCGGCATCGTCCTGCCGGATACCGCCAAGGAGAAGCCGCAGGAGGGCGAGGTCCTGGCGGTGGGCAAGGGCGCCTACCTCGAGAACGGCCAGATCCGCCCGCTGGACGTGCAGGTCGGCCAGCACGTGCTCTTCTCCAAGTATTCGGGCACCGAAGTCAAGATCGACGGCGAGGAGTACCTGGTCCTCTCCGAGCGGGACGTCCTGGCCGTCGTCGAACGCTGA